Proteins encoded in a region of the Capricornis sumatraensis isolate serow.1 chromosome 12, serow.2, whole genome shotgun sequence genome:
- the PCID2 gene encoding PCI domain-containing protein 2 isoform X4, with the protein MLEKAAELLMGCFRVCASDTRAGIEDSKKWGMLFLVNQLFKIYFKINKLHLCKPLIRAIDSSNLKDDYSTAQRVTYRYYVGRKAMFDSDFKQAEEYLSFAFEHCHRSSQKNKRMVLIYLLPVKMLLGHMPTIELLKKYHLMQFAEVTRAVSEGNLLLLNEALAAHETFFIRCGIFLILEKLKIITYRNLFKKVYLLLKTHQLSLDAFLVALKFMQVEGVDIAEVQCILANLIYMGHIKGYISHQHQKLVVSKQNPFPPLSTVC; encoded by the exons ATGCTGGAGAAAGCGGCCGAGCTGCTGATGGGCTGCTTCCGCGTCTGCGCCAGCGACAC TCGCGCTGGTATAGAGGATTCCAAGAAGTGGGGAATGCTGTTTCTGGTGAATCAGTTAttcaagatttattttaag ATCAACAAGCTGCATCTGTGTAAACCGCTCATCAGAGCCATCGACAGCTCAAACCTGAAGGATGATTACAGCACGGCCCAGAGGGTGACCTACAGGTACTACGTGGGGCGCAAGGCCATGTTCGACAGCGACTTCAAGCAAG CTGAGGAGTACCTGTCCTTTGCTTTTGAGCACTGCCATCGTTCCAGCCAGAAGAACAAGAGAATGGTCCTCATTTACCTGCTTCCTGTGAAGATGCTCCTG GGCCACATGCCGACCATCGAGCTTCTGAAGAAGTACCATCTCATGCAGTTTGCGGAGGTGACCCGAGCTGTGAG CGAAGGCAACCTCCTCCTCCTGAACGAGGCCCTGGCCGCGCATGAGACCTTCTTCATCCGCTGCGGCATCTTCCTCATCCTCGAGAAGCTGAAGATCATCACCTACCGGAACCTCTTTAAGAAAGT GTACTTGCTGCTCAAGACCCACCAGCTGTCCCTGGACGCGTTCCTGGTGGCCTTGAAGTTCATGCAGGTGGAGGGCGTGGACATCGCCGAGGTCCAGTGCATCCTGGCCAACCTTATCTACATG ggtcacATCAAAGGCTACATCTCACACCAGCACCAGAAGCTGGTTGTCAGCAAGCAGAACCCTTTTCCCCCGCTGTCCACGGTGTGCTGA